In a single window of the Gossypium hirsutum isolate 1008001.06 chromosome D02, Gossypium_hirsutum_v2.1, whole genome shotgun sequence genome:
- the LOC107908967 gene encoding peroxidase N1, translated as MKGAYTNPRFFLAMTVMLAMAAALVQAQGTRVGFYARTCPRAESIIRSAVQSHFRSNPNIAPGLLRMHFHDCFVQGCDASILIDGPNTEKTAPPNRLLRGYEVIDDAKTQLEAACPGVVSCADILTLAARDSVFLTRGINWAVPTGRRDGRVSLASDTTILPGFRESIDSQNQKFAAFGLNTQDLVALVGGHTIGTSACQLFSYRLYNFTNGGPDPTMNPAFVPQLQALCPQNGDGSRRIDLDTGSGNRFDTSFFANLRNGRGILESDQKLWTDPSTRTFVQRFLGERGSRPLNFNVEFARSMVKMSNIGVKTSTNGEIRRICSAIN; from the exons ATGAAGGGTGCTTACACCAACCCACGTTTCTTCCTTGCAATGACTGTCATGCTTGCCATGGCTGCTGCATTGGTGCAAGCTCAGGGAACTCGAGTTGGGTTCTATGCGAGAACATGCCCTCGAGCTGAATCCATTATTAGGTCAGCAGTTCAGTCCCATTTCCGTTCTAATCCTAACATTGCACCTGGCTTGCTGAGGATGCACTTCCATGACTGCTTTGTTCAGGGATGTGACGCCTCCATCCTCATTGATGGCCCTAATACGGAGAAAACCGCCCCTCCAAACCGATTGTTGAGAGGGTATGAAGTTATTGACGATGCAAAAACTCAGCTCGAAGCTGCATGTCCTGGTGTCGTCTCATGCGCTGATATTCTAACTCTTGCAGCTCGTGACTCCGTCTTTCTG ACGAGAGGAATAAACTGGGCGGTGCCTACTGGACGCAGAGATGGGAGGGTTTCATTGGCATCGGATACCACCATTTTGCCTGGATTTAGAGAGTCCATTGATTCTCAAAACCAAAAGTTCGCCGCCTTTGGTCTCAACACTCAAGACCTTGTTGCTCTCGTTG GAGGACACACCATAGGGACTTCAGCTTGCCAGCTTTTTAGCTACAGATTATACAACTTCACCAACGGTGGTCCAGACCCCACAATGAACCCAGCATTCGTGCCTCAACTGCAAGCACTTTGCCCACAAAACGGTGACGGTTCAAGGCGCATTGATTTGGACACCGGTAGTGGAAACAGGTTCGACACCTCCTTCTTCGCCAACTTGAGGAATGGTCGGGGAATACTAGAGTCCGATCAAAAATTGTGGACTGATCCCTCCACCAGGACTTTTGTGCAGCGCTTCTTGGGTGAGAGAGGCTCGCGGCCTTTGAACTTTAACGTGGAATTTGCAAGGTCCATGGTGAAGATGAGCAACATTGGTGTGAAGACGAGCACTAATGGCGAAATTCGAAGAATTTGCTCTGCCATTAACTAA